The Spirosoma foliorum genome has a window encoding:
- a CDS encoding asparagine synthetase B yields MKQHLSFLLLLLAILGNTMPVLANHVLIPMDDRQTNHLKAYGIAYKILKDDQDVDWLLNYRGGSFMIKYTTALETECRVRGVSFETISDGQAASIRQQLSDPDVNMNVVTLQKAAKIIVYSPIKVSPAEFENTDAVLLVLTYAEIPYEVVYDEEILKGDLAKYDWLHLHHEDFTGQYGRNMHRQTLADIKAQEDIARKYGYAKVSQMKLAVAKAIKAFCAGGGYLFAMCSAAETLDIALAADGVDIVGSSYDGDDMDPNAQQKLDFTKTFAFGNFTLESDNGYRGFSTFSDINSAGGRGFDQPQGFFELFNFSAKWDVIPAMLTQNHESIIKEFFGQTTAFRKGAVKPSSLVMGESKSSDRYLYGEVGKGQWTFYGGHDPEGLRGGGGFRNPTDLNLHPHSPGYRLILNNVLFPSARKKKRKT; encoded by the coding sequence ATGAAACAGCACCTATCTTTTCTGCTGCTATTGCTGGCAATTTTGGGCAATACTATGCCTGTTTTGGCCAATCACGTCCTGATTCCGATGGACGACCGGCAAACCAACCACCTGAAAGCGTATGGTATTGCGTACAAAATCTTAAAAGACGATCAGGACGTTGACTGGCTGCTGAACTATCGGGGCGGCAGTTTTATGATTAAATACACCACTGCCCTCGAAACTGAATGTCGGGTTCGGGGTGTCTCGTTTGAGACAATTTCGGATGGGCAAGCTGCTTCTATTCGCCAGCAACTATCCGACCCTGATGTGAATATGAATGTGGTGACGCTTCAGAAAGCGGCCAAAATCATTGTGTATTCGCCCATTAAAGTGAGTCCGGCTGAGTTCGAAAATACCGATGCTGTGCTCTTGGTGCTCACCTACGCCGAAATCCCGTATGAAGTCGTTTACGACGAAGAAATTCTCAAAGGTGATCTGGCAAAATATGACTGGCTGCATTTACACCACGAGGATTTTACAGGGCAGTATGGCCGAAACATGCATCGGCAGACCTTAGCCGATATTAAAGCTCAGGAAGACATTGCCCGTAAATATGGTTATGCGAAAGTATCGCAGATGAAGCTGGCTGTTGCCAAAGCTATTAAAGCATTTTGTGCGGGCGGAGGCTATTTGTTTGCCATGTGCTCAGCTGCCGAAACACTCGATATTGCTCTGGCGGCCGATGGCGTCGATATTGTCGGGAGCAGCTACGATGGCGACGATATGGACCCCAATGCTCAACAGAAGCTTGATTTTACCAAGACGTTTGCCTTTGGCAATTTCACGCTCGAATCGGACAATGGCTACCGGGGTTTCTCGACATTTTCGGATATTAACTCTGCCGGTGGTCGTGGTTTCGATCAACCGCAGGGCTTCTTTGAGCTATTTAATTTTTCGGCCAAGTGGGATGTCATTCCGGCCATGCTGACGCAGAACCACGAGTCGATTATCAAGGAATTTTTTGGCCAGACAACGGCCTTTCGGAAGGGGGCTGTGAAGCCGAGTAGCTTAGTGATGGGCGAAAGTAAATCCTCTGACCGTTACCTCTACGGCGAAGTGGGCAAGGGCCAATGGACGTTTTATGGTGGTCATGATCCAGAAGGATTGCGTGGAGGGGGCGGTTTCCGCAATCCCACCGATTTGAATCTACACCCGCACTCGCCCGGTTACCGGCTTATCTTGAATAACGTGTTATTTCCTTCGGCTCGGAAAAAGAAGCGCAAGACGTAG
- the katG gene encoding catalase/peroxidase HPI: MENKSGDISQCPFHNGTLKSEPAQKISAAGDGTQNRDWWPNQLKVNMLRQHSSLSDPMGQGFNYAEEFKSLDLEAVKQDLHALMTDSQDWWPADFGHYGPLFIRMAWHSAGTYRIGDGRGGAGAGQQRFAPLNSWPDNVSLDKARRLLWPIKQKYGRKISWADLMILTGNVALESMGFKTFGFAGGREDVWEPDLDIYWGSEKKWLGSDLRYAGGSEGVDEHSVLVSDEDPSGKIHARNLEKPLAAANMGLIYVNPEGPDGNPDPLASAKDIRDTFGRMAMNDEETVALIAGGHTFGKTHGAASSEHVGPEPEAGDIELQGFGWANNYGSGKGGDTITSGLEVTWTTTPTQWGNGFFENLFKYDWELTKSPGGAHQWVAKNAENIIPDAYDASKKHAPTMLTTDLTLKLDPGFEKISRRFYENPDEFADAFARAWFKLTHRDMGPRARYLGPEVPEEVLIWQDPIPAVDHALIDENDVAALKANILASGLAVSELVSTAWASASTFRGSDKRGGANGARVRLAPQKDWAVNNPAQLEKVLGILGSIQEEFNSTQANGKKVSLADLIVLAGSVGVEKAAKDAGQDVTVPFTPGRMDASLEQTDIESFAVLEPIADGFRNYLKGKFTVSTEELLIDKAQLLTLTAPELTVLIGGLRALNTNYDGSKHGIFTERPGVLTNDFFVNLLDMNTAWKATADHKEVFEGRDRKTGEVKWTGTRADLVFGSNSELRAIAEVYGSSDAQEKFVKDFVAAWAKVMNLDRFELA; the protein is encoded by the coding sequence ATGGAAAACAAATCAGGAGACATTAGCCAATGCCCGTTTCACAACGGAACTCTAAAAAGTGAGCCTGCTCAAAAAATTAGCGCTGCTGGTGATGGAACCCAAAACCGCGATTGGTGGCCCAATCAGTTAAAGGTGAACATGCTTCGTCAGCATTCTTCATTGTCTGATCCCATGGGGCAAGGCTTCAACTACGCCGAAGAATTCAAGAGCCTTGATCTGGAAGCCGTGAAGCAAGACCTTCATGCGTTGATGACTGACTCCCAGGACTGGTGGCCAGCTGACTTCGGTCATTATGGACCTTTGTTCATCCGCATGGCCTGGCACAGTGCGGGTACCTACCGCATCGGTGATGGTCGTGGCGGAGCAGGTGCAGGACAGCAACGATTTGCTCCACTTAACAGCTGGCCCGATAACGTTAGTCTCGACAAAGCTCGCCGGTTGCTTTGGCCAATTAAACAGAAATATGGTCGGAAAATCTCCTGGGCCGACCTGATGATTCTTACAGGTAACGTTGCACTGGAATCGATGGGTTTCAAAACGTTTGGTTTTGCCGGTGGACGTGAAGACGTTTGGGAGCCAGATCTGGATATTTACTGGGGTTCTGAAAAAAAATGGCTGGGTAGCGATCTGCGTTATGCAGGTGGTTCTGAGGGCGTAGATGAGCATAGCGTATTGGTATCCGACGAAGATCCAAGTGGCAAAATCCACGCTCGCAACCTGGAAAAACCACTGGCGGCTGCCAACATGGGCTTGATCTATGTAAATCCAGAAGGACCAGACGGCAATCCTGACCCACTTGCTTCGGCGAAAGACATCCGCGATACATTCGGACGTATGGCCATGAACGACGAAGAAACCGTTGCCCTGATTGCAGGTGGCCACACGTTTGGCAAAACCCACGGTGCTGCTTCGTCGGAACACGTAGGACCTGAACCAGAAGCGGGTGACATTGAATTACAAGGTTTCGGCTGGGCAAACAACTATGGCTCAGGTAAAGGTGGCGACACCATCACCAGCGGCCTGGAAGTAACCTGGACCACCACGCCAACGCAGTGGGGCAATGGCTTCTTTGAGAACCTGTTCAAATACGATTGGGAACTGACCAAGAGTCCGGGTGGTGCCCACCAATGGGTGGCTAAGAATGCCGAGAACATCATTCCAGATGCTTATGACGCATCGAAGAAGCATGCGCCTACCATGCTTACCACCGACCTGACGCTGAAGCTTGACCCTGGTTTCGAAAAGATTTCACGGCGTTTCTACGAAAATCCCGACGAGTTTGCTGATGCCTTTGCGCGTGCATGGTTCAAACTGACACACCGCGACATGGGTCCTCGGGCTCGATACTTAGGTCCTGAAGTTCCAGAAGAAGTCCTGATTTGGCAAGACCCAATCCCAGCTGTTGATCATGCGTTGATCGATGAGAACGATGTAGCTGCGCTGAAAGCCAACATTCTGGCTTCTGGCCTGGCTGTATCTGAGCTAGTATCTACAGCCTGGGCTTCGGCTTCTACCTTCCGTGGTTCCGATAAACGGGGTGGTGCCAACGGGGCGCGTGTCCGCCTGGCTCCTCAAAAAGATTGGGCGGTAAATAATCCAGCTCAACTCGAAAAAGTATTGGGTATCTTAGGAAGCATCCAGGAAGAGTTTAACAGCACGCAAGCCAACGGTAAGAAGGTATCACTGGCCGACCTTATAGTACTGGCGGGTTCTGTAGGTGTTGAAAAAGCGGCCAAAGATGCAGGACAGGACGTAACTGTACCGTTTACGCCGGGCCGTATGGATGCGTCGCTCGAGCAAACGGATATCGAATCATTTGCCGTACTGGAACCTATTGCCGATGGATTCCGCAACTACCTGAAAGGCAAATTTACGGTATCGACTGAAGAGTTATTGATCGATAAAGCGCAACTGCTAACCCTAACGGCCCCTGAGCTAACGGTTTTGATCGGTGGTTTGCGTGCCTTGAATACGAACTACGACGGCTCGAAACACGGTATTTTCACCGAACGACCAGGTGTGTTAACGAACGATTTCTTCGTAAATCTGCTCGATATGAACACAGCTTGGAAAGCCACCGCTGATCATAAAGAAGTATTTGAAGGACGGGATCGAAAAACGGGCGAGGTGAAATGGACAGGAACCCGCGCCGATCTTGTGTTTGGTTCAAACTCCGAACTGCGAGCAATTGCTGAAGTGTACGGAAGCTCCGATGCACAGGAAAAATTTGTGAAAGACTTCGTAGCGGCCTGGGCCAAAGTGATGAATCTTGATCGATTTGAGCTAGCTTAA
- a CDS encoding lysoplasmalogenase, with protein MYTKPTLLFTIAFIAITCLEMLGDTLSIQWLHYGCKPLIMLMLLGYCWQQYRPATFPLVIRWLMIGMVFALLGDVFLMIREVDLFAPGLGAFLVMQLCYSRAFWLSIRQAGMLLTIQSIWKRALPFLIYLIIFLILLRPAFAQNPALQALWWPVVVYAISLNTMGLLAVLRQGTLHYGWVVAGALLFILSDSLIAIDKFLQTITGAAWLIMSTYAAAQYMIVTGTLTHEQSTRPLHQAGS; from the coding sequence ATGTATACAAAGCCGACCCTACTTTTCACCATCGCATTTATCGCCATAACTTGCCTCGAAATGCTGGGCGATACGCTATCCATCCAGTGGCTACATTATGGTTGTAAACCGCTTATTATGTTGATGCTCCTGGGGTATTGCTGGCAACAGTATCGACCAGCAACTTTTCCGTTAGTAATCCGCTGGCTAATGATCGGTATGGTATTCGCCTTGTTGGGCGATGTTTTTTTAATGATTCGTGAAGTCGACTTGTTTGCCCCAGGATTGGGCGCATTCCTGGTCATGCAATTGTGCTATAGTCGGGCATTCTGGTTATCCATTCGTCAAGCCGGGATGCTACTCACCATTCAATCGATCTGGAAACGTGCGCTGCCTTTCCTGATATACCTCATTATTTTCCTAATCCTGCTCAGGCCAGCCTTCGCACAAAATCCAGCTTTGCAGGCATTGTGGTGGCCAGTTGTGGTATATGCTATTTCCCTGAATACGATGGGGTTGCTCGCCGTACTGCGTCAGGGTACACTGCATTATGGATGGGTAGTTGCTGGCGCGTTATTATTTATCCTATCCGATTCCTTAATTGCTATCGATAAGTTCCTGCAAACCATCACGGGGGCAGCCTGGTTGATCATGAGTACATACGCGGCTGCTCAATATATGATTGTCACGGGCACTCTGACCCATGAACAATCAACTCGACCACTCCATCAAGCTGGCAGCTAG
- a CDS encoding class I SAM-dependent methyltransferase, with protein MYKTTEITSAEIASDNPVHQRLLFPYVEAAEMVSGNVLEIGCGWGRGLELLTKAAKHYTGIDKNEELIKALQAEYPASTFIAANIPPLSTLADNTFDYIVTFQVIEHIENDDLFIKEAYRVLKPGGKLLLTTVNKTFSLTRNPWHVREYYADGLKSLITKYFPKIETRGIHGNDKVMTYYEQNKESVKKLTRFDIFNLQYRLPRRLLQVPYDLMNRLNRNRLLQADGLAAQINYTDYLVSNNPAGSLDFFYIATK; from the coding sequence ATGTATAAGACCACAGAAATTACCTCAGCCGAAATCGCATCCGATAACCCAGTCCACCAACGTCTGCTATTTCCCTACGTTGAAGCAGCCGAAATGGTCAGCGGAAATGTACTCGAAATTGGTTGCGGCTGGGGCCGTGGGTTAGAACTACTGACTAAAGCCGCTAAACATTATACAGGTATCGATAAGAACGAGGAGTTGATTAAGGCACTTCAGGCCGAATATCCTGCCTCAACGTTCATAGCTGCCAACATTCCCCCACTCAGCACACTTGCTGACAATACGTTCGATTACATCGTAACGTTTCAGGTTATTGAACATATTGAAAACGATGATCTGTTTATCAAAGAAGCCTATCGCGTACTGAAACCGGGCGGTAAGCTGTTGCTGACAACGGTCAATAAAACCTTCTCGCTTACCCGAAACCCCTGGCACGTTCGGGAGTATTATGCAGACGGATTAAAGTCGTTAATCACGAAATACTTCCCCAAAATTGAAACGCGGGGAATTCACGGTAACGACAAAGTGATGACCTATTACGAGCAGAACAAAGAATCGGTCAAAAAACTGACTCGATTCGACATTTTTAACCTGCAATACCGTCTCCCTCGCCGACTGCTCCAGGTTCCTTATGATTTAATGAATCGTCTGAACCGCAATCGGCTCCTGCAAGCTGATGGGCTGGCGGCTCAAATCAATTACACGGATTATCTCGTCAGTAATAACCCGGCCGGAAGCCTGGACTTCTTTTACATCGCAACGAAATAA
- a CDS encoding 2OG-Fe(II) oxygenase, with product MNATIDWSTYQTTLSESGFVLLPPRLSSDECLELASLFDQPNLHRKTIVMQKHGYGSGEYKYFNYPLPARLDALRHELFKPIALVANDWNEKLGLTQRYPTDLDEWLAICHNAGQKRPTALILKYGSGDWNALHQDIYGELYFPFQAVLFLNQPGQDFTGGEFVLVEQRPRMQSRAIVLQPEQGQILIFTTKFRPGRGSRGYHRVGMRHGVSEVKKGQRMTIGLIFHDAT from the coding sequence ATGAACGCCACTATCGACTGGTCGACTTACCAAACGACGCTCTCCGAATCGGGATTTGTTTTACTTCCTCCACGCCTATCTTCCGACGAATGCCTTGAACTAGCTAGCCTGTTCGATCAACCAAACCTACATCGCAAAACCATTGTGATGCAGAAGCATGGTTATGGAAGTGGTGAGTACAAATATTTCAATTATCCCCTACCTGCCCGCCTTGATGCACTTCGTCATGAGCTATTTAAGCCAATAGCCCTCGTTGCCAACGACTGGAACGAAAAACTCGGTCTTACCCAACGCTATCCAACCGATCTTGACGAGTGGCTGGCCATTTGCCACAACGCAGGCCAGAAACGCCCAACAGCGCTAATCCTAAAGTACGGTTCAGGTGACTGGAATGCGTTACACCAGGACATTTATGGCGAACTGTATTTCCCGTTTCAGGCCGTTTTATTTCTCAATCAACCGGGGCAGGATTTTACGGGCGGTGAGTTTGTTTTGGTGGAACAACGACCCCGTATGCAATCTCGGGCCATCGTACTCCAACCTGAACAGGGTCAGATTCTCATCTTCACGACGAAATTTCGGCCAGGGAGAGGGTCACGAGGGTATCATCGGGTTGGCATGCGTCATGGGGTCAGTGAAGTAAAAAAGGGGCAACGGATGACCATTGGGCTCATTTTTCATGATGCCACATGA
- a CDS encoding M1 family aminopeptidase, with translation MNRYGITLFLFFFIAMLGNAQSTPAIEAGVSQTLAKARRQQISQLAYALKFDIPAQKNQLIPASETITFTWARTTAPLQIDFKEERTHIQKVSVNKKEIPVVFESEHLLISTAFLQPGKNTISIQFTAGNLSLNRNDDYLYTLLVPDRARTVFPCFDQPDLKATFQLSLTIPTNWQAMGNAAVKDSSIAGERKTVNFQVSNIIPTYLFSFVAGKFSPVTRTLNGRPMTLLHRETDTTKIRLSMETLFKLHADALTFLEDYTQIPYPFQKFDFAAIPDFQYGGMEHVGAIDYRASALFLDNGATRDQRLSRASVISHETAHMWFGDMVTMRWFNDVWLKEVFANFMADKITEVSSADANYDLQFVVDHFPAAYAVDRTEGANPIGQPLANLKEAGTLYGGIIYHKAPIMMRQLERLMGKTALRDGLREYLKKYAFGNATWADLIAILDARTPADLAAWNHVWVSETSRPKFSYQLDKQAGKISRFTISQMGEDGTKRLWPQGFEVALVYPDHVEELTVPMNQATVTLTEAVGKAAPSFVIFNSSGQGYGIFPVDTAMISQLGTVKNPVTRAAAYINLYENMLSGQVVSPVKLATVYQSLLGKESEELNLRLLASQLADIVWNFTKPTNRPALAASVEKEAWQAMENEKAPGKKKLLFRLYQNIALSSEAKDRLYAIWNEQKAPAGVTLTEDDYTSLALALAVRDYPVEGILTKQLARIKNPDRKKRLTFMMPALSGNVAERDQFFASLANETNREREAWVVDALGYLHHPLRTVTSAKYLPKSLELLDEIQRTGDIFFPERWVSSTLSSYQTPEVAQLIRKFLADRPNYNPRLRAKLLQAADKPFRASKLVYQP, from the coding sequence ATGAATCGTTACGGCATTACTCTATTCCTCTTTTTCTTCATCGCCATGCTAGGCAACGCACAGTCTACACCAGCCATTGAAGCGGGTGTATCGCAAACATTGGCTAAGGCACGCAGGCAGCAAATCAGCCAGCTGGCGTATGCACTAAAGTTCGACATTCCAGCGCAGAAAAACCAACTAATTCCAGCCAGTGAAACAATAACATTTACCTGGGCCCGAACAACGGCTCCACTTCAGATCGACTTTAAGGAAGAACGTACTCATATCCAGAAAGTTTCAGTCAATAAAAAGGAAATTCCGGTTGTGTTTGAGAGCGAACATCTGCTGATTTCTACTGCTTTTTTGCAGCCCGGAAAGAACACTATTTCAATCCAGTTTACGGCGGGTAATTTGTCGTTGAATCGGAACGATGATTACCTCTACACACTGCTTGTTCCCGACCGTGCCCGAACCGTTTTCCCCTGCTTCGATCAGCCCGATCTGAAGGCCACGTTTCAACTGTCGCTTACGATTCCAACAAACTGGCAAGCGATGGGCAATGCTGCGGTTAAGGACTCATCTATAGCGGGCGAACGCAAAACGGTCAATTTCCAGGTCTCCAACATTATTCCCACGTACTTATTCTCATTTGTAGCCGGGAAATTCTCACCAGTAACCCGTACGCTTAATGGCCGGCCAATGACGCTCCTGCACCGGGAAACCGACACGACCAAAATTCGCCTGAGTATGGAGACGCTCTTTAAACTTCATGCCGATGCACTGACGTTTCTGGAAGACTATACTCAAATTCCTTACCCATTCCAGAAGTTTGATTTTGCCGCCATTCCCGACTTTCAGTACGGCGGCATGGAGCACGTAGGCGCCATTGACTATCGGGCCTCGGCTTTGTTTTTAGATAATGGGGCCACTCGCGATCAGCGGTTGTCGCGTGCCAGTGTTATTTCGCACGAAACGGCGCATATGTGGTTTGGCGACATGGTTACAATGCGCTGGTTCAACGATGTCTGGCTGAAAGAGGTTTTCGCCAATTTCATGGCCGACAAAATCACCGAAGTATCCTCCGCCGATGCCAACTACGATCTCCAGTTTGTAGTCGATCATTTTCCGGCCGCTTATGCCGTTGATCGTACCGAAGGCGCTAACCCAATTGGGCAACCACTCGCTAATCTGAAAGAAGCCGGAACGCTCTACGGTGGCATCATTTACCATAAAGCGCCTATCATGATGCGGCAACTGGAGCGACTCATGGGAAAAACAGCCCTACGCGACGGATTACGTGAATACCTCAAAAAATACGCATTCGGCAACGCAACCTGGGCCGATCTTATTGCCATTTTAGACGCTCGAACACCCGCCGATCTGGCTGCCTGGAATCACGTCTGGGTAAGCGAAACGAGTCGACCAAAATTTAGCTATCAACTCGATAAGCAGGCCGGAAAAATTAGCCGATTCACGATTTCGCAGATGGGGGAAGATGGTACAAAGCGCTTGTGGCCACAGGGATTTGAAGTTGCCCTCGTTTATCCCGACCATGTAGAGGAATTGACCGTGCCTATGAATCAGGCTACCGTAACGCTTACCGAAGCTGTTGGCAAAGCCGCCCCGTCGTTTGTTATTTTCAATTCATCGGGGCAGGGTTACGGCATTTTTCCGGTGGATACCGCGATGATTTCGCAACTGGGTACGGTGAAAAATCCCGTTACGCGAGCTGCTGCGTACATCAACCTGTACGAAAATATGCTTTCGGGTCAGGTCGTTAGTCCAGTTAAGTTGGCTACTGTCTATCAAAGTCTGTTAGGCAAAGAAAGCGAAGAGTTAAATCTGCGCTTATTGGCGAGTCAGTTGGCAGATATCGTCTGGAATTTCACCAAGCCAACCAATCGACCAGCCCTTGCCGCTTCTGTTGAGAAAGAGGCCTGGCAGGCGATGGAAAATGAAAAAGCTCCCGGCAAAAAGAAACTCCTCTTTCGCTTATACCAGAACATTGCGCTCAGTTCCGAGGCCAAAGATCGGCTGTATGCTATCTGGAATGAGCAAAAGGCACCCGCTGGCGTAACGCTCACCGAAGATGATTACACATCGCTGGCTCTTGCATTAGCTGTACGAGATTACCCGGTTGAGGGAATCCTGACGAAGCAATTAGCACGCATCAAAAATCCAGATCGTAAAAAGCGGCTCACGTTTATGATGCCTGCTCTATCGGGCAATGTAGCTGAGCGCGATCAATTCTTTGCCTCTTTGGCCAACGAGACTAATCGGGAGCGTGAGGCCTGGGTGGTAGATGCTTTGGGCTATCTGCATCACCCCTTACGAACCGTGACCTCAGCAAAGTATCTGCCTAAAAGTCTGGAGCTGTTAGACGAGATTCAGCGAACAGGTGATATTTTCTTTCCTGAACGTTGGGTGAGTTCTACCTTATCGAGCTATCAAACACCGGAAGTAGCACAGCTCATTCGCAAATTTCTGGCCGACCGGCCCAATTACAACCCGCGTTTACGAGCCAAGTTGCTACAAGCCGCCGACAAACCATTTCGAGCTAGTAAGTTGGTTTACCAACCCTAG
- a CDS encoding GWxTD domain-containing protein has translation MRILSALLIISILSACSSAKKTQQARVNEAYDARTEAQRNQPSRPSTPRANDGQRTATATPTDSRPATTQAPAPVKTNDAPAIGTGPAMSTKGGEWVVTSIKGKFLAIDTSNVRVYMDLTAKTPTGDAILNPADFVEHFLIAYVMYPDYNNRERLGYGTVPLTTQNVGHDGDHLTLTFDIKRPKGATNAVLLTEITETNSGTKARNDLSLRFTAPKLSDRFTLFNKSNKQPQLRNYVNVGDTVVIRDVSGTSKTLFGVRYRHDFEAASSPMNTSPRSGAKSLTIDSTLSITTNQPFVLPQEGLYYFVEDTTDAAGIGLVVADKRFPKLTRPAKLIKPVLYMSTSSEIGELNQAQDTKKAFDRYWLSMMSGNEDVARKTLKAYFDRVEEANRLFTTYKEGWKTDKGMIYIVLGAPDRVQRNREREVWVYNRRANVSEVNFTFTKKPNQFVEDHYELVRYIEYQPIWYPIVEAWRTGAIRE, from the coding sequence ATGCGCATTCTGTCTGCTTTACTCATTATTTCTATTCTGTCGGCCTGCTCAAGCGCTAAAAAAACGCAGCAGGCGCGTGTCAATGAGGCTTATGACGCCCGTACCGAAGCACAGCGTAATCAGCCCAGTCGTCCAAGCACTCCTCGCGCCAACGATGGGCAGCGTACGGCCACCGCTACGCCAACCGATTCACGTCCGGCTACAACTCAGGCGCCAGCACCCGTTAAAACGAATGATGCACCTGCTATTGGTACAGGTCCTGCCATGTCGACCAAAGGGGGAGAGTGGGTCGTTACTTCGATCAAAGGGAAGTTTTTAGCCATTGATACGTCGAATGTACGGGTGTACATGGATTTAACGGCCAAAACGCCAACCGGCGACGCAATCCTGAATCCAGCCGATTTTGTGGAACATTTCCTGATTGCTTATGTCATGTACCCAGACTACAACAATCGCGAACGGCTGGGCTATGGAACGGTTCCATTAACTACGCAGAACGTAGGCCATGATGGCGATCATCTGACGTTGACATTCGATATCAAACGCCCTAAAGGCGCTACGAACGCTGTTTTGTTGACTGAAATTACTGAAACGAACAGTGGTACCAAAGCTCGAAATGACCTGTCATTGCGATTCACTGCCCCTAAATTGAGTGATCGGTTTACGTTATTTAACAAGAGCAACAAACAACCACAACTGCGCAATTATGTGAACGTCGGCGATACCGTTGTTATTCGTGATGTAAGTGGAACAAGTAAAACCCTGTTTGGAGTCCGTTATCGACATGATTTCGAAGCGGCTTCGTCACCTATGAATACTTCGCCCCGTTCAGGTGCCAAATCGCTGACGATCGATTCGACGCTGAGCATTACCACAAATCAGCCGTTTGTGTTGCCCCAGGAAGGACTTTACTATTTTGTGGAAGACACAACCGACGCAGCGGGCATTGGGTTGGTTGTAGCTGATAAACGGTTTCCTAAATTGACCCGACCTGCCAAACTCATCAAGCCTGTGCTATACATGAGCACCAGCAGCGAGATTGGCGAATTGAACCAGGCACAAGACACAAAGAAAGCCTTTGACCGGTATTGGCTGAGCATGATGTCAGGAAATGAAGATGTAGCCAGAAAAACACTCAAAGCTTATTTTGATCGGGTGGAAGAAGCCAATCGATTGTTTACGACCTACAAAGAGGGTTGGAAAACCGATAAAGGCATGATTTACATTGTGCTGGGGGCGCCTGATCGTGTACAGCGGAACCGAGAGCGCGAAGTGTGGGTTTATAATCGCCGGGCTAATGTCTCGGAGGTTAATTTTACATTCACAAAGAAACCGAATCAATTTGTCGAGGACCATTACGAGCTGGTGCGTTACATTGAGTATCAGCCAATTTGGTATCCGATTGTCGAAGCATGGAGAACCGGCGCAATCCGCGAGTAA
- a CDS encoding YtxH domain-containing protein, with product MSVNAKHLATFILGAAAGVALNKYAQTEDGQKLMSDLKEKGMQLKTEAEGAIDNAPEYFEKLKTQLAEMLKTNFPDAEATIHDILGKKPDAA from the coding sequence ATGTCTGTCAACGCGAAACACTTAGCCACATTTATCCTCGGAGCAGCCGCTGGGGTAGCGCTTAATAAGTATGCCCAAACAGAAGATGGTCAGAAATTGATGTCTGACCTGAAAGAAAAAGGGATGCAACTCAAAACGGAAGCCGAAGGAGCCATTGATAACGCACCGGAGTATTTTGAGAAATTGAAAACACAGCTTGCCGAGATGCTAAAAACCAATTTCCCGGATGCCGAAGCCACTATCCATGATATTCTGGGTAAGAAGCCAGATGCCGCCTAA
- a CDS encoding methylated-DNA--[protein]-cysteine S-methyltransferase, giving the protein MTTASTYTYQQIASAIEHLTTHFREQPSLGELAEKANLSEFHFQRLFTEWAGVSPKKFSQYLTLEHAKNQLRKGAPLSDAAHGAGLSGTGRLHDLFVTIEGVTPGQFKQAGAGLVLQYGVFDSPFGHYVLGSINGKIALLHFLNEGDDPEAILTAAWPEVTLRQDSANVQALANQIFPSNDAEALTHPLPVLLRGSAFQLKVWEALLKIPEGRLASYDQIAEAIGQPTASRAVGTAIGSNPVGYLIPCHRVIKKTGLFGGYRWGTDRKQAMLGWEAARTELSVS; this is encoded by the coding sequence ATGACAACTGCAAGCACCTACACCTATCAACAAATTGCCAGCGCTATTGAGCACCTGACCACTCACTTTCGGGAGCAACCATCGTTGGGCGAACTCGCTGAGAAAGCGAACCTGAGCGAATTCCATTTTCAACGGCTATTCACCGAATGGGCCGGAGTTAGTCCAAAGAAATTCAGTCAGTACCTAACCCTGGAACATGCTAAAAATCAACTTCGTAAAGGTGCGCCCCTAAGCGATGCTGCCCACGGAGCGGGGCTGTCGGGTACGGGCAGGCTTCATGATCTGTTCGTAACGATCGAGGGGGTTACACCCGGCCAATTCAAGCAGGCTGGCGCTGGCTTAGTATTACAATATGGCGTATTCGACAGCCCATTTGGCCACTATGTTTTGGGGTCAATTAATGGTAAAATCGCTCTGCTGCATTTTCTGAATGAGGGCGACGATCCTGAAGCTATCTTAACGGCAGCCTGGCCCGAAGTAACGCTTCGCCAAGACTCAGCCAACGTTCAAGCACTGGCGAATCAGATCTTCCCCTCTAATGACGCCGAAGCACTAACACACCCTCTCCCCGTTTTACTCAGAGGATCGGCTTTTCAACTCAAAGTATGGGAAGCTTTACTCAAAATTCCCGAAGGGCGGCTGGCCAGTTACGACCAGATTGCTGAGGCAATCGGGCAACCCACAGCCTCTCGGGCGGTTGGCACGGCTATCGGCAGCAATCCAGTTGGTTATTTGATTCCATGTCATCGGGTTATTAAGAAAACAGGTTTGTTTGGCGGCTATCGCTGGGGAACAGACCGGAAACAAGCCATGCTCGGCTGGGAAGCTGCACGCACAGAATTGTCTGTTAGTTAA